Proteins found in one Roseovarius pelagicus genomic segment:
- a CDS encoding BMC domain-containing protein, which translates to MTDLRASIFIDQLQPQTLAYIATWMRGTLPRLRMAAQIVEIAPGLDIEVLTDTVLKSADVHAGLLVVERQFGTLQFHSRSTAEVQSGAAAILEALGQTMDDVAPPKILASKLVTNVDDQHAFLMNRNKLGSMVIGGDSIYLLECQSAAYAILACNEAEKEADVKVIDMRMIGANGRLYLAGTEADVRNARNAAESALRDAGAE; encoded by the coding sequence ATGACAGATCTGCGCGCCTCAATCTTTATCGACCAGCTACAGCCGCAAACGCTCGCCTATATCGCGACATGGATGCGTGGTACGCTGCCCCGCCTGCGAATGGCAGCGCAGATTGTCGAAATCGCGCCCGGTCTCGATATCGAGGTTCTGACCGATACCGTCCTGAAAAGCGCGGATGTACATGCTGGCCTGCTGGTGGTCGAACGCCAGTTCGGCACATTGCAGTTTCATTCGCGCTCCACCGCAGAAGTGCAATCTGGCGCTGCGGCGATCCTAGAGGCGCTGGGGCAGACCATGGATGACGTGGCACCGCCAAAAATTCTGGCGTCCAAGCTGGTGACGAATGTCGACGATCAGCACGCGTTCCTAATGAACCGGAACAAGCTGGGCTCGATGGTGATCGGCGGCGACAGCATCTACCTGCTGGAGTGCCAATCGGCCGCCTATGCCATTCTGGCCTGCAACGAGGCGGAAAAGGAGGCCGACGTAAAGGTGATCGACATGCGCATGATCGGCGCAAACGGCCGCCTCTACCTCGCCGGAACCGAGGCGGACGTGCGCAATGCCCGAAACGCTGCCGAAAGTGCCTTGCGTGATGCGGGTGCTGAATAA
- a CDS encoding EutN/CcmL family microcompartment protein, giving the protein MIKGTVKGKVWSSRRVPSLPSGALLDVETESGARMIAFDPLGCNTGETVLITQGSVAAAYFNGRNAPVDALIIGSIDDDTNT; this is encoded by the coding sequence ATGATCAAGGGAACCGTCAAAGGCAAGGTCTGGTCATCGCGCCGTGTTCCGTCGCTTCCGTCCGGTGCCCTGCTGGATGTCGAAACCGAAAGCGGCGCGAGAATGATCGCGTTTGATCCACTGGGCTGCAATACGGGCGAAACGGTTCTGATCACCCAAGGGTCGGTGGCCGCCGCCTATTTCAACGGCAGGAATGCACCGGTCGATGCGCTCATCATCGGCTCGATCGATGACGACACAAACACTTAA
- a CDS encoding BMC domain-containing protein, translating into MANHAIGMIETKGYVPALSAADAMVKAANVEIVARNEVGGGLVSVVVRGDVGAVKAATEAGAEAASQVGEVTAVHVIPRPHADLGKHFSAANAK; encoded by the coding sequence ATGGCAAATCATGCAATCGGAATGATCGAAACAAAGGGCTACGTGCCTGCGCTGTCCGCCGCTGACGCGATGGTGAAAGCAGCGAACGTCGAAATCGTGGCGCGTAACGAAGTGGGCGGCGGTCTGGTCTCGGTCGTGGTGCGCGGCGATGTGGGTGCGGTAAAGGCCGCGACAGAAGCCGGCGCAGAAGCCGCCAGCCAAGTGGGCGAAGTGACTGCCGTGCATGTCATTCCGCGTCCGCATGCCGATCTGGGCAAGCATTTTTCCGCCGCGAACGCGAAATAG
- a CDS encoding microcompartment protein — MTELRVYLPIEDLQPQFAAYLSSPTRARAYPPFRGQHSLIIEVAPALSIHRITDLALKVAPDLEPGILFTERQFGLLELHADTTEELDAAGRAILKGIKAKPTDQLAPKVLYHDIIEDLSDQHAIILNRSRDGSILVPGVALLIYEMTPALFACVAANEAEKVAPAAVINDVQMMGATGRIFMSGSVADMTAARDRITEVLTSIKGRTA, encoded by the coding sequence ATGACGGAACTTCGCGTTTATCTCCCGATCGAAGATCTGCAACCGCAATTTGCGGCGTATCTGTCGTCGCCTACACGCGCGCGCGCCTACCCGCCGTTCAGGGGTCAGCATTCGCTGATCATCGAGGTGGCTCCGGCACTCAGTATCCACAGGATCACCGATCTGGCGCTCAAGGTTGCGCCGGATCTGGAGCCCGGCATCCTGTTTACGGAACGGCAATTCGGCCTGTTGGAACTGCACGCCGACACGACCGAGGAACTGGACGCGGCCGGGCGCGCGATCCTGAAAGGGATCAAGGCCAAACCAACGGATCAACTTGCGCCAAAAGTGCTGTATCATGATATCATCGAGGATCTGTCAGACCAGCACGCGATCATTCTGAACCGGTCGCGTGACGGGTCGATCTTGGTGCCCGGTGTCGCGCTGTTGATTTACGAGATGACGCCCGCGTTGTTTGCATGCGTCGCCGCCAACGAGGCCGAAAAGGTCGCGCCAGCGGCGGTGATCAATGACGTGCAGATGATGGGCGCAACGGGCCGGATATTCATGTCCGGCAGCGTCGCAGACATGACCGCCGCGCGTGATCGCA